From a single Labrenzia sp. PHM005 genomic region:
- a CDS encoding ATP-binding protein: MTVQIDIGDMAGGKRAGLDLEELLATRLLVQGNSGSGKSHLLRRLLEQSANWVQQAIIDPEGDFVTLADKYGHVVVDAVGTEKDLKMIAGRVRQHRVSVVLNLEGLDADRQMKAAATFLDGLFDADRDLWYPMLVVVDEAQLFAPAAAGEVTEEARRRSLGAMTDLMCRGRKRGLAGIIATQRLAKLAKNVAAEASNFLMGRTFLDIDMARAADLLGMERRQAESFRNLDRGHFIALGPAVSRRPIPVKIGPVETAGRGGGPKLMPLPEQPKEEAKDLIFTRSPDEIPVRPRIAEPVVSTGEVLDQLTSAGEAAEADTPQADNLFEHGAREEKIDEIIGQILDEDEAAFQPIATLYQDFQVRCRIAKLAGGTPDLQTFREKLSVARAGVEKGEVDDGAWAQAELIASELPEDMRGVYLLLAKAALGKAPCPGNIEIATAYGTRSPGRARWLLSHMEERGFLVCATDLRGNRIVTLTDLGWRTEPGDEAAA; encoded by the coding sequence ATGACGGTTCAGATCGATATTGGTGACATGGCGGGCGGCAAGCGGGCCGGCCTCGACCTGGAAGAACTCCTTGCGACCCGTTTGCTGGTGCAGGGCAATTCCGGGTCTGGAAAGTCGCATCTGTTGCGCAGGCTGTTGGAGCAATCTGCCAATTGGGTGCAGCAGGCCATTATCGATCCGGAAGGTGATTTCGTCACGCTTGCTGACAAATATGGCCACGTGGTCGTTGATGCTGTCGGGACCGAAAAAGACTTAAAGATGATCGCCGGGCGTGTGCGTCAACACCGGGTGTCAGTCGTGCTTAATCTGGAAGGCCTCGACGCCGACCGGCAAATGAAAGCAGCAGCGACGTTCCTAGATGGCTTGTTCGATGCCGACCGGGATCTCTGGTACCCAATGCTTGTGGTGGTCGACGAGGCTCAGCTGTTTGCACCTGCTGCAGCTGGGGAAGTCACGGAGGAAGCGCGCCGCCGGTCCCTCGGGGCCATGACCGATCTGATGTGCCGCGGCCGTAAACGCGGCCTTGCAGGCATCATTGCCACCCAGCGCCTGGCAAAACTTGCCAAGAACGTTGCTGCGGAGGCCTCCAACTTCCTGATGGGGCGGACCTTCCTCGACATCGACATGGCGCGCGCCGCCGACCTGCTCGGCATGGAGCGGCGTCAGGCGGAAAGTTTTCGCAACCTGGACCGCGGCCATTTCATCGCACTTGGACCGGCTGTCTCGCGGCGCCCAATCCCGGTTAAGATCGGTCCAGTGGAAACAGCTGGCCGTGGCGGCGGGCCAAAGCTGATGCCCTTGCCGGAACAGCCGAAAGAAGAAGCCAAGGATCTGATTTTCACCCGTTCACCCGATGAAATTCCGGTGCGCCCGCGTATTGCAGAACCTGTTGTCTCGACCGGTGAGGTGCTGGATCAGTTAACCAGCGCCGGAGAAGCGGCTGAAGCCGATACGCCGCAGGCCGATAACCTGTTTGAACATGGCGCACGGGAAGAAAAAATCGACGAGATCATTGGTCAAATCCTCGATGAAGACGAGGCGGCGTTTCAGCCGATCGCCACGCTTTATCAGGATTTCCAGGTTCGCTGCCGGATAGCCAAATTGGCAGGTGGCACGCCGGATCTGCAGACCTTCCGTGAAAAGCTGTCGGTCGCCCGTGCCGGAGTTGAAAAAGGCGAGGTGGATGACGGCGCTTGGGCCCAGGCTGAATTGATCGCTTCCGAACTGCCGGAAGACATGCGCGGAGTTTATCTGCTGCTTGCTAAAGCCGCGCTCGGGAAAGCGCCATGTCCGGGAAATATTGAAATTGCGACAGCCTATGGCACCCGCTCACCCGGCCGTGCCCGCTGGCTGCTCAGCCATATGGAAGAACGTGGTTTTCTGGTGTGCGCCACGGATCTGCGCGGCAACCGGATTGTTACACTGACGGACCTCGGCTGGCGGACAGAGCCCGGCGACGAGGCCGCCGCTTAG
- a CDS encoding ABC transporter substrate-binding protein codes for MSVIKAFLFAVLLLIASPGKGADADAFCETPLNIRVSSDYLPFSFKDTSGEFRGIDVVLIQELFSEIDCEINLVAMPFKRAIIELAAGHIDMMPFASITKKRKSFAHFSSPYRYETAGLIVRTEDLQRLKINSLQDVIDNNLVLGHEQSAYRGGDFEAFLADPVSRPHIYNVVTTTEGIRMLETYRIDALVESPAAILAAAEEMGLGSRFAEHPFTLISDPVHFMFSSKSVSQELVDALDLALARKISSTAYQTSYGSMALPRADGPAMD; via the coding sequence ATGTCCGTAATCAAGGCTTTTCTTTTTGCTGTTTTGTTGTTGATTGCTTCTCCGGGCAAAGGTGCTGATGCGGACGCATTCTGTGAGACACCGCTAAACATCCGGGTTTCTTCCGACTATTTGCCGTTTAGCTTTAAAGATACATCGGGCGAGTTCCGCGGTATTGATGTTGTCCTTATCCAGGAGCTGTTTTCGGAGATTGACTGCGAGATCAACCTGGTGGCCATGCCGTTCAAAAGAGCAATCATTGAACTGGCCGCGGGACACATCGACATGATGCCCTTTGCTTCCATCACCAAGAAACGCAAATCGTTCGCTCATTTTTCATCGCCCTACCGGTATGAAACCGCAGGTTTGATTGTCCGAACCGAAGACCTTCAAAGGCTCAAGATCAATTCGCTTCAAGACGTGATCGATAACAATCTCGTGCTCGGTCACGAACAATCCGCCTACAGGGGCGGTGACTTTGAAGCCTTTCTCGCAGACCCCGTTTCCAGGCCGCACATCTACAATGTCGTCACGACAACAGAAGGGATCCGGATGCTGGAGACTTACCGGATCGATGCGTTGGTGGAATCTCCTGCAGCCATTCTGGCAGCGGCCGAGGAAATGGGGCTTGGCAGCAGGTTCGCCGAACATCCCTTTACGTTGATCAGTGATCCGGTCCATTTCATGTTTTCGAGTAAATCGGTGTCCCAAGAGCTTGTAGACGCACTTGACCTGGCGCTTGCCCGCAAGATTTCCTCCACTGCCTACCAAACCTCCTATGGCAGTATGGCCCTTCCCCGCGCAGACGGTCCTGCGATGGATTAG
- a CDS encoding cupin domain-containing protein, which yields MKIHADLSKRAHVDSATLDWVTSPMAGVERRMLERDGEEVARATSLVRYAPGSSFSAHSHDLGEEFLVLDGVFSDESGDFPKGMYVRNPPGSSHIPSSDPGAVILVKLRQMQTDDETFVRVNTLDPAGWQEGRDGEHILPLYVRPDEEVVMLQWQAGAAFNQQDFPGGAEYFVIDGAFEDENGRYDQGTWLRLPAGSSQVIKTEHGARIWRKTGHLQEA from the coding sequence ATGAAGATCCATGCTGACTTGTCCAAACGCGCGCATGTCGATAGCGCCACTCTTGATTGGGTTACCTCTCCCATGGCCGGTGTGGAGCGGCGCATGCTGGAGCGGGACGGCGAAGAGGTTGCCCGGGCAACCAGCCTGGTCCGTTATGCGCCGGGCTCATCGTTTTCCGCACATTCACATGATCTTGGCGAAGAATTTCTGGTGCTCGACGGCGTGTTTTCCGATGAAAGCGGTGATTTTCCCAAAGGCATGTATGTCCGCAATCCACCGGGCTCCAGCCACATCCCCTCCAGCGATCCCGGAGCGGTTATCCTAGTGAAACTGCGTCAGATGCAGACCGACGACGAAACATTTGTGCGGGTCAACACCCTGGATCCGGCCGGATGGCAGGAAGGGCGCGACGGCGAACACATCCTGCCGCTCTACGTGCGTCCTGACGAAGAAGTCGTCATGCTGCAATGGCAGGCTGGCGCCGCCTTCAATCAGCAGGATTTTCCCGGCGGGGCCGAGTATTTTGTAATTGATGGCGCATTTGAGGATGAAAACGGTCGGTACGACCAGGGGACCTGGCTGCGGCTTCCTGCCGGCAGCAGCCAGGTCATAAAAACGGAGCATGGCGCCCGGATTTGGCGGAAAACCGGGCATCTTCAAGAAGCTTAA
- a CDS encoding nitroreductase family protein, which produces MPRTADHPVDDLFLKRWSPRAFDGSEMPDADLKTVLEAARWAPSAFNVQPWRFVYARRGEPAFDTLFGLLDDFNQGWAGSASALVFLFSDTLVDGVREDGPVPSAFHAFDAGGAWAQAALQATSLGYHSHAMAGLRRDEIHQALGVPERLKAEIAFAIGRQGDKAQLADDLRSQETPSGRKPLSDIAFSGRFPARLSEAA; this is translated from the coding sequence ATGCCCCGTACCGCTGACCACCCGGTGGATGATTTGTTTTTAAAGCGCTGGTCACCGCGCGCATTCGACGGCTCGGAAATGCCCGATGCTGACTTGAAAACCGTTCTAGAGGCGGCCCGCTGGGCACCGTCGGCCTTCAATGTCCAACCCTGGCGGTTCGTCTATGCCCGCCGCGGTGAACCAGCCTTCGATACGCTGTTCGGCTTGCTGGACGATTTCAATCAGGGTTGGGCAGGATCGGCTTCTGCGCTTGTGTTCCTGTTTTCAGACACGTTAGTGGATGGTGTCCGCGAAGACGGTCCGGTGCCAAGCGCGTTCCATGCTTTTGATGCGGGCGGGGCATGGGCGCAGGCGGCTTTGCAAGCGACCTCGCTTGGCTATCACAGTCATGCCATGGCCGGTCTGCGGCGCGATGAAATTCATCAAGCGCTTGGCGTTCCCGAGCGGCTCAAAGCTGAAATCGCCTTTGCCATTGGCCGGCAGGGGGATAAAGCGCAACTGGCAGACGATCTACGGTCCCAGGAAACACCGAGCGGACGCAAACCGCTCAGCGACATTGCCTTTTCCGGGCGTTTTCCTGCACGTCTTTCCGAAGCGGCTTAA
- a CDS encoding MFS transporter, giving the protein MPYLSEQKRRSALVFAMGGLGGLVMLDETVLGVSLPAIQSELELSATTAHWILNAYMLAFTCFAAVGGKAIDLFGLRPALIVSCTVFAATSLIAGFADSAALLIAMRVIQGLCAAIMFPITFAAATLTFDTDERGRALGTLAGTATMFLAAGPMLGGALTEFLSWRWVFWLNIPIVAVAGTLACFLWRAPARITVKPEIDRIGLIFLLVGLTALIFGLMEGPDFGWGHKLIFLSLAAGIIVLTVFYLWEIRQSVPLIDVRLFQAPAFVAGVLVFMLTQMSKIVVAVLVPQYLQGELGYSAFWAGLGTVIAVLPIPFLSAPAGKTADTSGSRRPVLIGLSVLVASNLCIGAAMLLDTYLYLAPVLLLWGIALPFAMIPAGRITANSVPQEKQGEVSGLIITFRLIGGTLGVTLGSVLLAVGAGFSAIFWIMATLFALTAVICHITLPLKRAATPR; this is encoded by the coding sequence ATGCCTTATCTTTCAGAGCAAAAACGTCGGAGCGCCCTGGTTTTTGCTATGGGTGGATTGGGCGGGCTCGTCATGCTGGATGAAACCGTCCTTGGTGTTTCTCTGCCCGCAATCCAATCTGAACTTGAGCTTTCAGCGACAACCGCGCATTGGATTTTGAACGCCTATATGCTGGCTTTCACCTGTTTTGCTGCCGTCGGCGGAAAGGCAATTGACCTTTTCGGCTTGCGGCCGGCTCTAATTGTGAGCTGTACGGTTTTTGCCGCGACCAGCCTGATTGCGGGTTTCGCTGACAGCGCTGCACTTCTGATTGCGATGCGTGTCATCCAAGGGCTGTGTGCTGCCATCATGTTCCCGATAACATTCGCTGCAGCAACCTTGACGTTTGACACTGACGAACGCGGGCGGGCACTCGGGACTCTAGCGGGAACGGCAACAATGTTCCTGGCAGCCGGACCGATGCTCGGCGGTGCCTTGACCGAGTTTTTGTCCTGGCGCTGGGTGTTCTGGCTCAATATTCCAATTGTTGCCGTCGCAGGAACGCTGGCGTGTTTCCTTTGGCGCGCACCGGCCCGCATAACCGTCAAACCCGAGATTGACCGCATCGGCCTAATCTTCCTTCTGGTCGGTTTGACAGCGTTGATATTCGGTCTGATGGAAGGACCTGACTTCGGTTGGGGGCACAAACTGATTTTCCTGAGCCTAGCGGCCGGGATCATCGTCCTTACCGTGTTCTATCTCTGGGAAATCCGGCAATCAGTGCCACTCATTGATGTCCGCCTTTTCCAAGCTCCGGCCTTCGTTGCGGGTGTTCTGGTTTTCATGCTCACACAGATGAGCAAGATCGTTGTTGCGGTTTTGGTTCCGCAATATCTCCAAGGCGAGCTTGGCTACTCGGCATTTTGGGCGGGACTTGGAACCGTCATAGCCGTGTTGCCGATCCCGTTTCTTTCCGCCCCGGCAGGAAAAACAGCAGATACCTCGGGTTCGCGGCGGCCGGTGTTGATCGGATTGTCCGTGCTGGTCGCCTCGAATTTATGTATTGGCGCTGCGATGCTCTTGGATACCTACCTTTACCTTGCGCCGGTGCTGCTGCTTTGGGGAATCGCCCTGCCCTTTGCAATGATCCCGGCAGGCCGGATTACCGCCAATTCGGTGCCTCAGGAAAAACAAGGAGAGGTAAGCGGGCTGATTATTACGTTCCGCCTGATTGGAGGCACCCTTGGCGTAACTCTCGGAAGTGTGCTTCTGGCTGTTGGAGCCGGGTTTTCAGCCATTTTCTGGATCATGGCCACATTGTTTGCACTCACCGCAGTCATTTGCCACATCACGCTCCCCCTAAAGCGGGCAGCAACTCCACGATGA
- a CDS encoding hemolysin III family protein — MTQNRPQPRQQTLSELIADGTIHVLGIGLGVTATVVLAITLWNSGDFARQISVLVYAACLMAMLICSALYNMFATDHKTGVLRRLDHAAIFLMIAGTYTPLAAIIIGGWTGGILLAVVWTGALAGAIVKLLNLQGLDRLTVPICLALGWVVVFVAKPLMENASTFGFWMIVAGGLLYTCGTVFYAWKNLKFQNAIWHAFVLAAAVCHFAAVMHDVALAAPMP; from the coding sequence ATGACGCAGAACCGGCCGCAACCCAGGCAACAAACCCTTTCCGAACTCATCGCTGACGGCACCATTCATGTGTTGGGGATCGGCCTTGGCGTGACAGCGACCGTCGTTCTGGCAATCACGCTCTGGAACAGCGGCGATTTCGCTCGCCAAATCAGTGTGCTGGTTTATGCCGCTTGTCTGATGGCGATGCTGATTTGTTCGGCGCTCTACAACATGTTTGCGACCGATCACAAAACTGGTGTGCTCAGGCGGCTCGACCACGCCGCGATTTTTTTGATGATTGCCGGAACCTACACACCGCTTGCCGCCATTATCATCGGCGGCTGGACCGGCGGAATTCTGCTGGCGGTCGTCTGGACCGGGGCGTTAGCAGGCGCGATCGTAAAACTCTTGAACTTGCAAGGTCTGGACCGGCTGACAGTGCCGATCTGCCTTGCTCTTGGCTGGGTCGTTGTCTTTGTCGCCAAGCCCTTGATGGAGAATGCGTCCACCTTTGGTTTCTGGATGATTGTCGCAGGCGGTCTGCTCTACACTTGCGGCACAGTATTCTACGCCTGGAAGAACCTGAAATTCCAGAATGCCATCTGGCATGCCTTCGTACTAGCCGCTGCTGTTTGCCACTTCGCAGCCGTAATGCACGACGTGGCCCTCGCCGCTCCGATGCCTTAA
- a CDS encoding L,D-transpeptidase translates to MTRHTFETADRTSALAEGISRRSLIKGGLLIAAGALAGCQTYEQVVGLPDQPALPDEEFDYASAYAALPDGDFTWPAINYKAFDQKYWRQVVDYETRERPGTVVVDPHNNFLYWVLPGDKALRYGIGVGRAGFAWTGEALIRVKRPHPIWRPPREMIARKPSLERYWEKGFPAGLRNPLGARAMDLWQGSIDTLYRIHGTNKPSSIGRSVSSGCIRMWQQDVIDLFNRVPLRTKVIVLTKNEDIST, encoded by the coding sequence ATGACGCGTCACACATTTGAGACTGCTGATCGGACATCCGCGCTGGCGGAAGGAATAAGCCGCAGAAGCCTGATCAAGGGGGGGCTGTTGATTGCCGCAGGCGCTTTGGCGGGATGCCAGACCTATGAACAAGTGGTCGGTCTGCCAGACCAGCCGGCGCTGCCGGATGAAGAATTTGATTATGCATCGGCCTATGCAGCGTTGCCCGATGGCGATTTCACTTGGCCCGCGATCAACTACAAGGCGTTCGACCAAAAGTACTGGCGCCAGGTTGTGGATTATGAAACGCGCGAGCGCCCCGGCACTGTGGTCGTCGACCCGCACAATAATTTTCTCTATTGGGTCCTGCCAGGAGACAAAGCTTTGCGCTATGGCATTGGTGTCGGGCGGGCCGGGTTTGCCTGGACCGGCGAAGCGTTGATCCGGGTCAAGCGGCCGCATCCGATCTGGCGCCCTCCACGGGAAATGATCGCCCGCAAGCCATCGCTCGAACGGTATTGGGAAAAGGGCTTTCCTGCGGGGCTTAGAAACCCGCTCGGTGCGCGTGCCATGGATCTGTGGCAAGGCAGCATCGATACGCTTTACCGCATTCACGGCACCAACAAACCGTCTTCCATCGGCCGGAGCGTGTCATCGGGCTGTATCCGCATGTGGCAGCAGGATGTGATTGACCTGTTCAACCGCGTGCCGCTTAGAACAAAAGTGATCGTTCTGACGAAGAACGAGGATATCTCCACGTAA
- a CDS encoding dipeptidase: protein MTTHILAFDGHNDTLLKLEIDAIQGKNRDFFERSDRGHIDLPRAKDGGFAGGLFAMFVPSNPDQDFSKPFSPDDKKNFLPLDQKTALSFTNRLLERAERLEADSEGNVIICRSPEAIGEAMEKDQLAVSLHIEGAEAIDTNFYELETFYKRGLRSLGLVWSRENDFGYGVPMGYPASPDIGPGLSEAGRDLVRACNQLGVLVDVSHLNEKGFWDVARITDKPIVASHSNVHAICASSRNLTDKQLDAIKESGGLVGINFFVGFLRPDGTFNQDTSLDVVADHAAYLVDRIGEDCVALGSDFDGCAPPKDLSDVTGLPRLAEALDARGFTEETLAKIFNKNWIKALQATAK from the coding sequence ATGACAACGCATATCCTTGCTTTTGACGGACACAATGACACGCTTTTGAAGCTGGAAATCGATGCGATCCAGGGCAAAAATAGGGATTTCTTCGAACGTTCCGACCGGGGTCATATAGATCTGCCGCGCGCCAAAGACGGCGGCTTTGCCGGTGGTTTGTTTGCCATGTTCGTCCCGTCCAATCCGGACCAGGATTTTTCCAAACCCTTTTCACCGGATGACAAGAAAAACTTTCTGCCGCTTGATCAGAAAACCGCTCTGAGTTTCACCAACCGGCTGTTGGAACGCGCTGAGCGTCTGGAAGCAGATTCAGAGGGCAATGTCATCATTTGCCGGTCGCCGGAAGCCATCGGCGAAGCGATGGAAAAAGACCAGCTTGCGGTCAGCCTCCACATTGAAGGCGCGGAAGCAATCGACACAAATTTCTATGAGTTGGAGACGTTCTATAAACGCGGCCTCCGCTCCCTTGGTCTCGTCTGGAGCCGGGAAAATGACTTTGGCTATGGTGTTCCCATGGGATATCCGGCCTCTCCGGATATCGGCCCGGGCCTCTCGGAAGCCGGGCGTGATCTGGTACGCGCATGCAATCAGCTCGGCGTCCTTGTTGATGTCTCCCATCTCAATGAAAAGGGCTTCTGGGATGTTGCCCGGATCACCGACAAGCCGATCGTTGCCAGCCATTCCAATGTCCACGCAATCTGCGCCAGCAGCCGTAATCTGACCGACAAACAGCTCGATGCCATCAAAGAAAGCGGCGGGCTCGTCGGCATCAACTTCTTCGTTGGCTTTTTGCGGCCAGATGGCACCTTCAACCAGGATACGTCACTGGACGTGGTTGCGGACCATGCGGCTTATTTGGTGGATCGGATCGGTGAAGATTGTGTCGCTTTGGGCTCTGATTTTGATGGCTGCGCACCACCAAAAGATCTGAGTGATGTTACTGGCCTGCCAAGGCTCGCGGAAGCTCTTGATGCCCGCGGTTTCACCGAAGAAACGCTGGCCAAGATATTCAATAAGAATTGGATAAAAGCTTTGCAGGCTACGGCGAAATAG
- a CDS encoding GntR family transcriptional regulator has translation MVRSIDAGVGANLVLDYNAVDPQLRYFPQERRGRKSSAVYEDMKRQILVGDLTTDSTITEQSLADQYGCSQSTIREALLTLQEDGLVIRRGYQGTFVTQTTNEEAVILLRLRLNIEIGAIGQIVDNMTAARMAELRTLAAKYETAREQRLIIDLSEADTAFHMTLLRISGMPILEPVLLRTILHLHRFVITRHKHKMVWVDEIAPSHQALLDAIESGDKQKSRDIMTDHLTTNTFELAEDYRKEVVSKVRQRVTDRNQNSYARHPS, from the coding sequence GTGGTGCGTTCGATTGATGCCGGTGTGGGGGCTAACTTGGTACTCGATTACAATGCGGTGGATCCGCAACTGCGTTACTTTCCGCAGGAACGTAGGGGACGAAAATCCTCAGCGGTTTATGAAGACATGAAGCGGCAGATCCTTGTAGGGGATCTGACCACTGACAGCACAATTACCGAACAATCCCTGGCAGACCAATATGGGTGCTCGCAAAGCACAATCCGCGAAGCTTTATTGACCCTGCAAGAAGACGGGCTGGTTATCCGCCGCGGCTATCAGGGCACATTCGTGACCCAAACAACAAATGAAGAAGCGGTAATCCTATTGCGGCTTCGGCTCAACATCGAAATCGGTGCGATCGGGCAAATCGTCGACAATATGACAGCTGCCCGTATGGCCGAGTTGCGAACACTGGCGGCCAAATACGAGACCGCCCGGGAACAACGGTTGATCATTGACCTCTCCGAGGCCGACACCGCGTTCCACATGACCCTGCTGCGCATTTCCGGCATGCCAATCCTGGAACCCGTCCTCTTGCGGACGATTTTGCACCTTCATCGCTTTGTCATCACACGGCACAAGCACAAGATGGTTTGGGTGGATGAAATTGCTCCATCTCATCAGGCTTTGCTGGATGCGATTGAAAGTGGGGACAAGCAGAAGTCCCGGGACATCATGACAGACCACCTGACCACCAATACGTTTGAATTGGCGGAAGATTACCGGAAAGAAGTTGTTTCAAAGGTCCGGCAACGCGTCACGGACCGCAACCAGAATTCCTATGCCCGGCATCCTAGTTAA
- a CDS encoding ABC transporter ATP-binding protein translates to MTQDTKNPVLAIKDLKVDFETATGTVNAVRGVDIDVSAGETVAIVGESGSGKSQTLMAAMGLLASNGRTEGEVRYQNSNILGLPASQLNKVRGKKITMIFQEPMTSLDPLYTIGRQLAEPMVVHGKLSWKQAKAKALELLKLVNIPEPERKIKAYPYEMSGGQRQRVMIAMALANDPDVLIADEPTTALDVTTQAQILDLLADLQKRLGMAVIFITHDLGIVRRIADRVYVMKTGEVVESGETAKIFTQPEHPYTKMLLDAEPTGHKPPVPDSAPVLLEAQKVDVEFVLEAGLFGPAHILRAVDDISFSLRRGQTLGIVGESGSGKSTLGRAILNLLPAGGRVVFQGEVISGRDRSAMRALRKDMQLIFQDPFGSLSPRMTVGQVISEGLLVHEPSLSAKDRDLRACQALEEVSLDPVMRNRYPHEFSGGQRQRIAIARTMVLKPQLVVLDEPTSALDRTIQKQVVELLRGLQKSHDLTYLFISHDLAVVRALSDTVMVMQRGQVVEAGSVDDIFQAPQKAYTKELIGAAMLTQQQMMETA, encoded by the coding sequence ATGACACAAGACACAAAAAATCCGGTCCTCGCCATCAAGGATCTGAAGGTAGATTTTGAGACCGCGACAGGAACCGTAAATGCGGTTCGCGGGGTCGACATCGATGTCAGCGCTGGAGAGACGGTTGCCATCGTCGGGGAAAGTGGCTCCGGCAAAAGCCAGACGCTGATGGCGGCCATGGGGCTGCTGGCATCTAACGGCCGGACTGAGGGGGAAGTCCGGTATCAGAACTCGAACATCCTTGGACTACCAGCATCTCAATTGAATAAGGTGCGCGGCAAGAAGATCACGATGATCTTCCAGGAACCGATGACTTCGCTTGATCCGCTTTACACCATCGGCCGTCAGCTCGCGGAACCGATGGTGGTTCATGGGAAGCTCAGCTGGAAACAGGCCAAAGCCAAGGCGTTGGAGCTGTTAAAACTCGTCAACATCCCGGAGCCAGAACGCAAGATAAAAGCTTACCCTTATGAGATGTCTGGAGGTCAGCGCCAGCGGGTGATGATTGCCATGGCACTTGCCAACGACCCGGATGTCTTGATCGCCGATGAACCAACCACCGCCTTGGATGTGACCACCCAGGCGCAGATCCTGGACCTTCTGGCTGATCTCCAAAAACGGCTTGGAATGGCGGTGATCTTCATCACGCATGACTTAGGCATTGTCCGGCGCATTGCTGATCGGGTCTATGTGATGAAAACCGGCGAGGTTGTGGAGAGTGGTGAGACAGCAAAGATCTTCACTCAACCGGAACATCCCTACACAAAAATGCTTTTGGATGCCGAGCCGACCGGTCACAAACCGCCGGTGCCTGATAGTGCACCGGTTCTTCTTGAAGCGCAGAAGGTGGATGTAGAGTTTGTCCTTGAGGCCGGCCTGTTCGGTCCGGCACACATCTTGCGCGCTGTTGATGACATCAGCTTTTCTCTGCGCCGCGGGCAGACGCTCGGAATTGTGGGGGAGAGCGGATCGGGCAAATCCACCCTTGGTCGTGCCATTTTGAACTTGCTTCCAGCAGGGGGACGTGTCGTCTTTCAGGGCGAAGTAATCTCCGGCAGAGACCGTTCGGCCATGCGGGCTTTGCGTAAGGACATGCAGCTGATCTTCCAGGATCCGTTCGGTTCTTTGAGCCCGCGCATGACGGTTGGCCAAGTGATCTCCGAGGGCCTTCTGGTCCATGAACCATCTTTGAGTGCCAAAGACCGGGATCTGCGGGCCTGTCAGGCGCTGGAAGAGGTGTCGCTGGATCCCGTAATGCGCAACCGTTACCCGCATGAGTTCTCTGGCGGACAGCGTCAGCGGATCGCAATTGCCCGCACGATGGTCTTGAAACCGCAGCTGGTTGTTTTGGACGAACCAACCTCCGCGCTTGACCGGACCATCCAGAAACAGGTGGTTGAACTCCTGCGCGGGTTACAGAAATCCCACGATCTGACCTATTTGTTCATCAGCCATGATCTGGCTGTTGTGCGGGCGCTGTCCGATACCGTGATGGTCATGCAACGTGGGCAAGTGGTGGAGGCAGGCAGTGTCGACGATATTTTCCAAGCACCGCAAAAGGCCTACACCAAAGAACTCATAGGCGCAGCGATGCTCACCCAGCAGCAGATGATGGAAACCGCTTGA